The following proteins are encoded in a genomic region of Drosophila miranda strain MSH22 chromosome 4, D.miranda_PacBio2.1, whole genome shotgun sequence:
- the LOC108163284 gene encoding uncharacterized protein LOC108163284 has protein sequence MLALQHNVNPYRQHLVLEVLAIECAKKIVKDAAHLTKPLTPSGHVPVLVDVRCLDTEAVYHFHVNVPPEDYEEFGRDPECQLLRLMFPTERLPCPTYGNGLDGWGTMGTMGVWHDPNSADKTLLLFVQTGVHELFAPQNETIPALVSSFNEAPTANQADENIKAHFMAALHQQQSSPFFHTVLWLNKCQEPVPAYQPPPLQIEEIQQDETGDCVPTTPGSEMPVPNECKAVGIRKLNGLIPSRSNGYQPVQKLHSDAHAKWKVPELCLDSSGAYVQNEQLQLPGQQSRKPINGFHKQPQPADAHPPVSSLVKMYGPLFRSGIVPKNGFKPVTPTQLYSTKKGFLQPKTTFAQKNGFKSFAHMRKQQLSSPRYEGERHMMLNLEQEMEIGKLWNQKSPNPAPGTAVFNDSDDPAGDQALYPNCPPEMQKLFRWNICRLCHTTMRTMRNAMEHYCSKEHDRRMGSFRMLDGRPQSSVSEEMLQDLPSARSIDLYCKLCDLKLTSKVHAYQHFHGRRHQLVACNLSRPNGTGYYNASGRWVRTDCKWLSCELCDVSITSESQMAMHMAGARHRRHVLASYNNGNMAVPFEGRHMYSASTGSMAAPKPLGLSTCTSSGPKDKANTWAPNGAYFCDPCGKTLNHQKSVAQHEQGRMHKKNIRFSTGH, from the exons ATGTTGGCCTTGCAGCACAACGTGAACCCATATCGCCAGCACCTGGTCCTCGAGGTGCTTGCCATAGAATGCGCCAAAAAAATAGTCAAAGATGCTGCTCACCTTACCAAGCCACTCACTCCGTCCGGTCATGTGCCAGTCCTGGTGGACGTGCGATGCCTGGACACGGAGGCCGTCTATCACTTCCATGTGAATGTTCCTCCAGAAGATTACGAGGAGTTTGGACGAGATCCAGAGTGTCAACTCCTGCGGCTGATGTTCCCAACGGAACGACTTCCCTGTCCCACTTATGGCAACGGCCTTGATGGGTGGGGCACAATGGGCACAATGGGTGTCTGGCACGACCCAAACTCCGCCGACAAGACTCTACTACTGTTCGTTCAAACTGGCGTTCACGAGCTGTTTGCACCCCAGAACGAAACCATTCCAGCGTTAGTTTCTTCATTCAACGAGGCTCCCACCGCCAATCAGGCGGACGAGAATATCAAGGCCCACTTCATGGCGGCCTTGCACCAACAGCAGTCAAGTCCCTTTTTCCACACGGTGCTGTGGTTGAATAAGTGCCAGGAGCCTGTACCGGCTTACCAGCCGCCTCCCTTACAGATTGAGGAGATCCAGCAGGACGAGACTGGTGATTGTGTGCCAACGACCCCAGGAAGCGAAATGCCCGTGCCGAATGAGTGTAAAGCCGTGGGTATCAGGAAGCTTAACGGCCTGATCCCAAGCCGATCGAATGGTTACCAGCCAGTCCAGAAGCTGCACTCGGATGCCCACGCCAAATGGAAGGTTCCCGAACTTTGCCTCGACAGCAGCGGGGCCTACGTGCAAAACGAGCAGCTCCAGCTTCCGGGGCAGCAGTCGAGGAAACCAATCAATGGCTTCCACAAGCAGCCCCAACCGGCAGATGCTCATCCCCCTGTGTCATCCCTTGTCAAGATGTACGGGCCATTGTTCAGAAGCGGGATAGTACCCAAAAACGGCTTTAAGCCAGTCACCCCCACTCAGCTTTACAGCACAAAAAAGGGTTTTCTACAGCCCAAAACCACGTTTGCACAGAAAAACGGCTTTAAGTCCTTTGCTCATATGCGCAAGCAGCAGCTTTCATCGCCTCGCTACGAAGGAGAGCGCCACATGATGCTTAATCTTGAGCAGGAGATGGAGATCGGAAAACTGTGGAATCAGAAGTCACCGAACCCGGCTCCTG GCACAGCAGTCTTCAACGATTCAGATGACCCTGCCGGGGACCAGGCCCTCTATCCAAATTGTCCCCCGGAGATGCAGAAACTGTTCCGCTGGAATATCTGCCGCCTGTGCCACACTACCATGCGGACGATGCGCAACGCCATGGAACACTACTGCTCAAAGGAGCACGATCGCCGGATGGGCTCATTCCGGATGCTCGACGGCCGCCCTCAAAGCAGCGTTTCGGAGGAAATGCTGCAGGATCTGCCCAGCGCCAGGTCTATCGACTTGTACTGCAAGCTCTGCGACCTGAAGCTCACGTCGAAGGTGCACGCTTACCAGCACTTCCACGGGCGCCGCCACCAGCTGGTGGCCTGCAACCTCTCCAGGCCGAACGGCACGGGCTACTACAACGCGAGTGGCCGCTGGGTGCGTACCGACTGCAAGTGGCTGAGCTGCGAGCTGTGCGATGTGAGCATTACTTCCGAGTCCCAGATGGCCATGCACATGGCAGGGGCCCGACATCGCCGGCATGTTCTGGCCAGCTACAACAACGGAAACATGGCGGTTCCCTTTGAGGGCCGCCACATGTACAGCGCTTCCACCGGCTCGATGGCCGCCCCCAAGCCACTGGGTCTCTCTACCTGCACGTCCAGCGGCCCGAAGGATAAAGCTAATACTTGGGCCCCGAACGGCGCCTACTTCTGCGACCCTTGCGGCAAAACGCTGAACCACCAGAAGTCCGTGGCCCAACATGAGCAGGGGCGCATGCACAAGAAGAACATCCGGTTCTCCACGGGCCACTGA